A stretch of DNA from Vicinamibacterales bacterium:
TCGGCACGCTGATCCTGGCGCGCGGCCTGCGGCGGTTCCCGCCGCCGTACCGGCGGCAGACGGTGCTGATGATCACCGGCGCGCTGGTGCCGTGGCTCAGCAACCTCCTCTACCTCGCGCGCGTCCTCCCGGCCGCCGGGCCCGACCTCACGCCCATCGCCTTCACGGTGTCGGGCGCCTGCTTCAGCTGGGGCCTCTACCGCTACCGCCTGTTCGGGCTCGTGCCGGTGGCGCGCGACATGGTGGTCGACAGCATGGACGACGGCGTGCTGGTGCTCGACGCGCAGCGCCGCATCGTGGACATCAACGCCGCGGCCGAGCGCTACACCGGTTGCACGCTGTCCAGCCTGGGCCGTCCCGTGGACGAAGTGGTGTCGTGGTGGAACGCGGCGGTGGCCGACGACGGCCCGCTCACCGGCGGACAGCCCGCCATCGTCAAGGTCGAGCCTGGCCCGCGCTACTTCGAGGTGACGGTGACGCCGGTGCGCGACGCCAAGCGCCACTTCACCGGCTGGCTGGTGGTCGTGCACGACATCTCGAGCCGCCGCCGCACCGAGGCCGAGCGCTACGCGTTCGATCGCCGCCTGCAGGAACAGCAGAAATCCGAGAGCCTGATGGTGCTGGCCGGCGGCGTCGCGCACGACTTCAACAACCTGCTCACCGGCATCCTCGGCAACGCCGAATTGCTGGCCATGCAGGCGCCGCACGATTCGAGCCAGCAGCGCGCCGCCGAGGCCATCCTGATCGGCGCGCAGCGCGCCGCCGACCTGGTGTCGAAGATGCTGGCCTACGCCGGCGGCGGCCGGGTCGTGGCCGAACGCGTCGACCTCGATGCGCTGGTCCGTGAAATGGTGGACCTGCTCGTCGCCTCGGTGGCCCGCGACTGCACGCTGACCTACCAGAGCCCGGGGCCGCTGCCGCTGGTCGAGACCGACCCCACGCACATCCGGCAGGTCGTGCTCAACCTCATTGTCAATGCCACCGAAGCCGTGGACGAGCACGGCGTGGTCACGGTGGCAACCGGCGAGGAGATGCTCGACCGCGCCATGCTGAAGAACATGACGTTCGGCAACGACGTCACGCCCGGACGCTACGTGTTCATCGACGTGGTGGACAACGGCGTCGGCATGAGCGAGCACACGCTGGCGCGCATGTTCGATCCGTTCTATTCCACCAAGGACCAGGGCCGCGGCCTGGGGATGGCGGCCGTCCGCGGCATCGTGCGCAGCCACCAGGCCGCGCTCCGCGTCACCACCGCCGAAGGTCAGGGCACGCGCTTCCGGGTCTGGTTCCCGCTCGTCCCGTCCAGCCATTCGACCAGGGTGGCGAACGAATCGACGCGCGGGCAGTCAACCATCCCGTAAAGTCCCGCCACGTCGAACAACACCGCCTCGCGCAGGCCGGCGCGGCGGGCGCCCACTACGTCCACGTGATACAGGTCGCCGACGTGAATGGTGCGCTCGGCGCTCGCCCGCGCCTGCTCGAGGGCGATCTGGAACAACCGCGGGTCCGGCTTCTCGACGCCCCACTCGTGTGAGTCCAGCACGTGATCGAACCAGCGCGTGAGATCCAGGCGATCGAACAGGTGCTTGAGGCGGCCGTTGGCGTTCGACACCACCACCAGCCGCAGCCCGCGCGCCCGCAGCGCCGCCAGCGCCGGCACCACGTCCGGCTCGACGTGTTCCCACAGATTCTCGACCTTGTGATACTCGCGCAGCTCGGCGAGCGCGGCGTCGGTGCCGGCGTTCTGTTCGACGCCGGCATGCCGCAGCACGAGGTTGAAATAGAGCCACCCTCGCGACCGGTCGTCGGTGGCGCCAATCACCGAGGCCTGATCCAGTTCGTGGGTCGCGCGCTGCTCGGCCGTGGCGAGCGCCGCCGCCGTCACGGTGGCGCCGTGACGGACCAGCGCGCCGGCCACGCGCGGCCACGAGGGATGACAGAGGACGCCGCCGGCGTCAAGGAACACGGTGTCGATGGACATCAGCTGCGATCTTAGCGGATAT
This window harbors:
- a CDS encoding histidine kinase N-terminal 7TM domain-containing protein translates to MFWQTTLQAAALFASTGLSISAVVMTRTRRGVHGSAAFSWLMIAIALWSFTSAMHTLVDDTGVRILIAKVQYLGVAPIGALWLLFTSHYSRASWPDNRVLRAAIWIVPAITLVLAATNEYHHVYWAAITEVATPLGTRLVYTGGPWYWAHVAYSYLLMAFGTLILARGLRRFPPPYRRQTVLMITGALVPWLSNLLYLARVLPAAGPDLTPIAFTVSGACFSWGLYRYRLFGLVPVARDMVVDSMDDGVLVLDAQRRIVDINAAAERYTGCTLSSLGRPVDEVVSWWNAAVADDGPLTGGQPAIVKVEPGPRYFEVTVTPVRDAKRHFTGWLVVVHDISSRRRTEAERYAFDRRLQEQQKSESLMVLAGGVAHDFNNLLTGILGNAELLAMQAPHDSSQQRAAEAILIGAQRAADLVSKMLAYAGGGRVVAERVDLDALVREMVDLLVASVARDCTLTYQSPGPLPLVETDPTHIRQVVLNLIVNATEAVDEHGVVTVATGEEMLDRAMLKNMTFGNDVTPGRYVFIDVVDNGVGMSEHTLARMFDPFYSTKDQGRGLGMAAVRGIVRSHQAALRVTTAEGQGTRFRVWFPLVPSSHSTRVANESTRGQSTIP
- a CDS encoding HAD family hydrolase; this encodes MSIDTVFLDAGGVLCHPSWPRVAGALVRHGATVTAAALATAEQRATHELDQASVIGATDDRSRGWLYFNLVLRHAGVEQNAGTDAALAELREYHKVENLWEHVEPDVVPALAALRARGLRLVVVSNANGRLKHLFDRLDLTRWFDHVLDSHEWGVEKPDPRLFQIALEQARASAERTIHVGDLYHVDVVGARRAGLREAVLFDVAGLYGMVDCPRVDSFATLVEWLDGTSGNQTRKRVP